A region of Haloplanus sp. XH21 DNA encodes the following proteins:
- a CDS encoding LeuA family protein — protein sequence MVGFKDLTLREGSQVPGLHIAEDAGTQVLDHLSSLGVGRVEVSFPRAHARESWYRHADDLGLRTAALARAVPGDIDAALEVAPDEIEVIVTSSDVQLEHAIGKSRDEARDLLAENVERAVDGGVDAGATLMDAMRADNDFLAATARAAVDAGAKHVTLADTTGAGTPEMVTETVEAVAAELDDDAVIAIHTHDDMGVATANAAAGVDAGATEIDATVGGIGERSGNAPLEEVAVLLTERGDEVGIDRDELVPVCRAVHETLGVDISPSKPVIGERAYRHESGMHTAAMLEEPATYEPFTPDRYGAERALLFGGDTGRGAARALLTDVGVEPTDERVAAALDALETAAAERGEPLDESQARRVVQER from the coding sequence ATGGTCGGGTTCAAGGATCTCACGCTTCGCGAAGGCTCGCAAGTGCCCGGACTCCACATCGCCGAGGACGCGGGCACGCAGGTGCTTGACCACCTGTCGTCGCTCGGCGTCGGCCGCGTGGAAGTGTCCTTCCCCCGCGCCCACGCCCGGGAGTCCTGGTACCGGCACGCCGACGACCTGGGGCTCAGGACGGCCGCCCTCGCCCGCGCGGTGCCGGGCGATATCGACGCGGCGCTCGAGGTTGCTCCCGACGAAATCGAGGTCATCGTGACCAGTTCCGACGTGCAACTCGAACACGCCATCGGGAAATCGCGGGACGAGGCCCGCGACCTGCTCGCCGAGAACGTCGAGCGGGCGGTCGACGGCGGCGTGGACGCGGGCGCGACGCTCATGGACGCGATGCGCGCCGACAACGACTTCCTCGCGGCGACGGCCCGTGCCGCCGTCGACGCCGGCGCAAAACACGTCACGCTCGCGGACACGACGGGCGCCGGAACCCCGGAGATGGTCACCGAGACGGTCGAGGCGGTGGCGGCGGAACTCGACGACGACGCGGTTATCGCGATCCACACCCACGACGACATGGGGGTCGCGACGGCGAACGCGGCGGCCGGCGTCGACGCGGGGGCGACGGAAATCGACGCCACCGTGGGCGGTATCGGCGAACGCTCCGGCAACGCACCGCTGGAGGAGGTGGCGGTGCTGCTGACGGAGCGCGGCGACGAGGTCGGAATCGACCGCGACGAACTGGTGCCCGTCTGCCGAGCGGTCCACGAGACGCTCGGCGTCGACATCTCCCCGTCGAAGCCCGTCATCGGCGAGCGCGCGTACCGCCACGAGAGCGGGATGCACACCGCCGCGATGCTCGAAGAGCCAGCGACCTACGAACCGTTCACGCCGGATCGATACGGGGCCGAGCGGGCGCTCCTCTTTGGCGGCGATACGGGCCGGGGGGCGGCCCGGGCGCTCCTGACGGACGTGGGCGTCGAACCGACCGACGAGCGGGTGGCCGCGGCACTGGACGCACTCGAAACCGCGGCCGCGGAGCGGGGGGAGCCCCTCGACGAATCCCAGGCACGGCGGGTCGTACAGGAGCGCTGA
- a CDS encoding DNA polymerase sliding clamp produces MFKAIVSASTLRDALDSVSVLVDECKVRLNEDGLAIRAVDPANVGMVDLSLDAAAFESYEADGGVIGVNLSRLEDIAGMGNAGDLVHLELDEETRKLHIRIDGLSYTLALIDPDSIRQEPDIPDLDLPAEIVVEGNQLGRGITAADMVSDHINLRVDEETETFHIEAEGDTDDVDLKLGEDDLIALEAGPADSLFSLDYLKDMNRAIPGDAEVTIELGEEFPVKLHYEFAEGLGQVTFMLAPRIQSE; encoded by the coding sequence ATGTTCAAGGCCATCGTGAGCGCGTCGACGCTCCGGGATGCCCTCGACTCCGTGAGCGTGTTGGTCGACGAATGCAAGGTACGGCTCAACGAAGACGGCCTGGCGATCCGAGCGGTCGATCCGGCCAACGTCGGGATGGTCGATCTCTCGCTCGACGCGGCGGCGTTCGAATCCTACGAGGCCGACGGTGGCGTCATCGGCGTCAACCTCTCGCGGCTCGAAGACATCGCCGGGATGGGGAACGCCGGCGACCTCGTCCACCTCGAACTCGACGAGGAGACCCGGAAGCTCCACATCCGAATCGACGGGCTCTCGTACACGCTCGCGCTCATCGATCCCGACTCGATTCGGCAGGAGCCGGACATTCCCGATCTCGACCTCCCGGCTGAGATCGTCGTCGAGGGGAACCAGCTCGGCCGCGGGATTACGGCCGCGGATATGGTGTCCGATCACATCAACCTCCGCGTCGACGAGGAGACGGAGACGTTTCACATCGAGGCCGAGGGCGACACCGACGACGTCGACCTCAAGCTCGGCGAGGACGACCTCATCGCCCTCGAAGCCGGCCCGGCCGACTCGCTGTTCTCGCTCGACTATCTGAAGGACATGAACCGCGCCATCCCCGGCGACGCCGAAGTCACGATCGAACTCGGCGAGGAGTTCCCGGTGAAACTCCACTACGAGTTCGCCGAAGGACTGGGACAGGTGACGTTCATGCTCGCCCCGCGCATCCAGAGCGAGTAG
- a CDS encoding transcription initiation factor IIB — MTETRTWTSNETDISTTETEHADESTEETRKHRCPECGGSLVSDEEHGETACADCGLIVEADEVDRGPEWRAFDSSERDEKARVGSPTTKMMHDKGLSTTIDWQDKDAYGNTLNSNQREKMQRLRTWNRRFQTQNHKERNLRQALGEIDRMASALGLPDNVRETASVIYRRALEDDLLPGRSIEGVATSSLYAAARQMGVPRTIDEMARVSRVDEEEFKRTYRYVVRELNLEVAPADPVSYVTRFASDLDLSDEAEHLAREMLEAAKDRAVHSGKNPVGLAAAAVYAAPLLTNEQVTQQDVSEVADISEVTIRNRYRELLEAYEDESQAVPA, encoded by the coding sequence ATGACTGAAACACGCACCTGGACGAGCAACGAGACGGATATTAGCACGACGGAAACCGAACACGCCGACGAGAGCACTGAAGAGACGCGCAAACACCGCTGTCCCGAATGTGGCGGCTCACTCGTCAGCGACGAGGAACACGGCGAGACGGCCTGTGCCGACTGTGGCCTCATCGTCGAGGCCGACGAGGTCGACCGCGGCCCCGAATGGCGCGCCTTCGATTCGAGCGAACGCGACGAGAAGGCCCGCGTCGGATCGCCGACGACGAAGATGATGCACGACAAGGGTCTGTCGACCACCATCGACTGGCAGGACAAGGACGCCTACGGCAACACGCTGAACTCGAATCAGCGCGAGAAGATGCAGCGGCTCCGCACCTGGAACCGCCGGTTCCAGACCCAGAACCACAAGGAGCGAAACCTCCGACAGGCGCTCGGTGAAATCGACCGCATGGCCTCCGCGCTCGGCCTCCCGGACAACGTCCGCGAGACCGCCAGCGTGATCTACCGCCGGGCGCTCGAAGACGACCTGCTCCCCGGCCGCTCCATCGAGGGCGTCGCCACGAGTTCGCTCTACGCTGCTGCCCGACAGATGGGCGTCCCGCGAACCATCGACGAGATGGCCCGCGTCAGCCGCGTCGACGAGGAAGAGTTCAAGCGCACCTACCGCTACGTGGTGCGGGAACTCAACCTCGAAGTCGCCCCTGCGGACCCCGTGAGCTACGTCACCCGGTTCGCCTCGGACCTCGACCTCTCGGACGAGGCCGAACACCTGGCTCGAGAGATGCTCGAGGCCGCGAAGGACCGCGCCGTCCACAGCGGGAAGAACCCGGTCGGCCTCGCGGCGGCCGCCGTCTACGCGGCCCCCCTGCTCACCAACGAGCAGGTCACCCAGCAGGACGTGAGCGAGGTGGCCGACATCTCGGAGGTCACCATCCGTAACCGCTACCGCGAACTCCTCGAAGCCTACGAGGACGAATCGCAGGCCGTCCCGGCCTGA
- the sufU gene encoding Fe-S cluster assembly sulfur transfer protein SufU yields MGMGSDMYRQQILDHYKNPRNHGELEDPTFSHVGENPSCGDTIKMDVRLADDGETIDYVSFSGDGCAISQASASMLTQQLPGTTLDELAEMDRDDIVEMLGVDISPMRIKCAVLAEKVVQDGAKIHEGELEIDETTTED; encoded by the coding sequence ATGGGAATGGGTTCGGATATGTACCGACAGCAGATCCTCGACCACTACAAGAACCCCCGCAACCACGGGGAACTCGAGGATCCAACGTTCTCACACGTCGGCGAGAACCCGTCGTGTGGCGACACGATCAAGATGGACGTCCGTCTGGCCGACGACGGCGAAACCATCGACTACGTGAGTTTCTCCGGTGACGGCTGTGCCATCAGTCAGGCGAGCGCGAGCATGCTGACTCAGCAACTGCCAGGAACCACGCTCGACGAACTGGCCGAGATGGACCGCGACGACATCGTCGAGATGCTCGGCGTCGACATCAGCCCCATGCGGATCAAATGCGCCGTTCTCGCCGAGAAGGTGGTCCAGGACGGCGCGAAGATCCACGAGGGCGAACTCGAAATCGACGAAACGACGACCGAAGACTAG
- the radA gene encoding DNA repair and recombination protein RadA gives MAEDDLENLPGVGPATADKLVESGFESYQSIAVASPAELSNTADIGESTASDIINAARDAADIGGFESGAAVLERREQIGKLTWNVPAVDELLGGGVETQSITEVYGEFGAGKSQVTHQLSVNVQLPTEYGGLRGSAIFVDSEDTFRPERIDDMVRGLDDEIIQATMDDRGIEGSPGDEEAMEALVTDVLDKIHVAKAFNSNHQILLAEKAKELASEHEDSEWPVRLLSVDSLTAHFRAEYVGRGELADRQQKLNKHLHDLMRIGDLYNAAVLVTNQVASNPDSYFGDPTQPIGGNILGHTSTFRMYLRKSKGDKRIVRLVDAPNLADGEAVMRVQDAGLVPE, from the coding sequence ATGGCAGAAGACGACCTCGAGAACCTTCCGGGTGTGGGGCCAGCGACGGCGGACAAACTCGTCGAATCGGGCTTCGAAAGCTATCAGAGCATCGCCGTCGCCAGTCCGGCCGAACTCTCCAACACGGCCGACATCGGTGAGTCGACGGCGAGCGACATCATCAACGCGGCCCGCGATGCGGCGGATATCGGCGGGTTCGAGAGCGGAGCGGCCGTGCTCGAACGCCGCGAACAGATCGGCAAACTCACCTGGAACGTCCCCGCGGTCGACGAACTCCTCGGTGGCGGTGTCGAGACCCAGTCCATCACCGAGGTGTACGGCGAGTTCGGCGCCGGGAAGTCCCAGGTCACCCACCAGCTCTCGGTCAACGTCCAGCTCCCGACCGAGTACGGCGGCCTCCGTGGCAGCGCCATCTTCGTCGACAGCGAGGACACGTTCCGCCCCGAGCGCATCGACGACATGGTTCGGGGGCTGGACGACGAGATCATCCAGGCGACGATGGACGACCGCGGCATTGAGGGCTCGCCCGGCGACGAGGAGGCGATGGAGGCACTCGTCACCGACGTTCTCGACAAGATCCACGTCGCGAAGGCGTTCAACTCCAACCACCAGATCCTGCTCGCGGAGAAGGCCAAGGAACTCGCGAGCGAACACGAGGACAGCGAGTGGCCCGTTCGCCTGCTCAGCGTCGACTCCCTGACGGCCCACTTCCGCGCCGAATACGTCGGCCGTGGCGAACTCGCCGACCGTCAGCAGAAACTCAACAAGCATCTCCACGACCTGATGCGCATCGGTGACCTCTACAACGCCGCCGTGCTGGTCACCAACCAGGTCGCCTCCAACCCCGACTCCTACTTCGGCGATCCGACCCAGCCGATCGGTGGCAACATCCTCGGCCACACCTCGACGTTCCGGATGTACCTGCGGAAATCCAAGGGTGACAAGCGGATCGTCCGTCTGGTCGACGCGCCGAACCTGGCCGACGGTGAAGCCGTGATGCGCGTGCAGGACGCGGGTCTCGTCCCCGAGTAA
- the pspAB gene encoding PspA-associated protein PspAB, with protein MGLFDSLRSALGLRAESDATREADPEDLFGMSTAYLTMEAELDFAPVDAAALCFSAVDSTDFADAVDEVETILHAGEEDTGTTFRRHEDDHGYHWVVLEDDDPEDLVTSIHFAADTFVERGYGSRLLAAVFGFVRPRDDTRAYWIYSFRRGAYYPFAPKGDRERDNGVEFKLQSVLDGELDVESDERYWYPLWPDGDGHPWG; from the coding sequence ATGGGGCTGTTCGACTCGCTCCGCTCGGCGCTCGGTCTGCGCGCCGAATCCGACGCGACCCGCGAGGCCGATCCCGAGGATCTGTTCGGCATGAGCACGGCGTATCTCACGATGGAGGCGGAACTCGACTTCGCCCCCGTCGACGCCGCGGCGCTCTGTTTCTCCGCGGTCGACAGCACCGACTTCGCCGACGCCGTCGACGAGGTGGAGACCATCCTCCACGCGGGCGAGGAGGATACGGGCACGACGTTCCGGCGCCACGAGGACGACCACGGCTACCACTGGGTCGTCCTCGAAGACGACGACCCCGAGGACCTGGTGACGAGCATCCACTTCGCGGCGGACACGTTCGTCGAACGGGGATATGGCTCGCGCCTCCTGGCGGCCGTGTTCGGCTTCGTCCGCCCACGCGACGACACCCGCGCCTACTGGATCTACTCCTTCCGCCGCGGCGCGTACTACCCCTTCGCCCCGAAGGGGGATCGCGAACGGGACAACGGCGTCGAGTTCAAACTCCAGTCCGTCCTCGACGGCGAACTCGACGTCGAGAGCGACGAACGCTACTGGTATCCGCTGTGGCCCGACGGCGACGGCCACCCCTGGGGGTAG
- the htpX gene encoding zinc metalloprotease HtpX, whose translation MQWKPDWGLRGRMVLTMFLLFLLYIVFIAVLSQMGIGLLGIVLVMGLFSLGQFFFSDRLALYSMGARRVDEDEYPRLHAMVGRLSQQADLPKPDVAVADTQMPNAFAAGRSQKHSTVCVTDGLLRTLDEEELEGVVAHELAHVKNRDVMVMTIASFLSTLAFMVVRWGWLFGGGRNRQGGGGVVVAVLVSLVVWIISFLLIRALSRYREYAADRGAAAITGQPSALASALLKISGRMDDVPSEDLREQSEMNAFFVIPLRSGVVGKLFSTHPPTEKRVDRLRDLEGELERR comes from the coding sequence ATGCAGTGGAAACCGGACTGGGGACTGCGGGGCCGCATGGTCCTGACCATGTTTCTCCTCTTTCTCCTCTACATCGTCTTCATCGCCGTCCTCTCGCAGATGGGGATCGGGCTTCTCGGCATCGTCCTCGTGATGGGGCTGTTCTCGCTCGGGCAGTTCTTCTTCAGCGACCGTCTGGCGCTGTACAGCATGGGCGCCCGTCGCGTCGACGAGGACGAGTACCCGCGTCTGCACGCGATGGTCGGTCGACTGTCCCAGCAGGCCGACCTCCCGAAACCGGACGTCGCCGTCGCGGATACGCAGATGCCGAACGCCTTCGCAGCCGGGCGATCACAGAAACACTCGACGGTCTGTGTCACCGACGGGCTGTTGCGAACCCTCGACGAGGAGGAACTCGAAGGCGTCGTGGCCCACGAACTCGCCCACGTGAAAAACCGGGACGTGATGGTGATGACCATCGCCTCCTTCCTCTCGACGCTCGCCTTCATGGTCGTCCGCTGGGGATGGCTGTTCGGCGGCGGTCGTAACCGACAGGGCGGGGGCGGCGTCGTCGTCGCCGTCCTCGTCTCGCTGGTCGTCTGGATCATCTCCTTCCTGCTCATCCGGGCGCTCTCGCGGTACCGCGAGTACGCCGCCGACCGCGGCGCCGCGGCCATCACGGGCCAGCCATCGGCGCTCGCCTCCGCGCTCCTGAAGATATCGGGACGGATGGACGACGTGCCCAGCGAGGACCTGCGCGAACAGTCCGAGATGAACGCGTTCTTCGTCATCCCGCTCCGGAGCGGCGTCGTCGGCAAACTGTTCTCGACGCATCCGCCGACCGAGAAGCGCGTCGACCGCCTCCGCGACCTCGAGGGGGAACTGGAGCGGCGATAG
- a CDS encoding 60S ribosomal export protein NMD3, whose amino-acid sequence MSDSESREFCPRCGDPRPVRDEPLPGAPRDRDRLLCDACYFEDFDMVDAPDRIEVLVCSGCGAIQRGNRWVDVGARDYTDVAIDEVSEALGIHLDAEDVTWAVDPEQVDETTIRMHCQFTGVVRETPLEESVVVPVKIGRGTCDRCGRIAGGYYASTVQVRATDRTPTPEERKRAVEIAESHVADREGDGDREAFVTEVKETDEGPNVKLSTNGLGEEVARRITRELGGTHESYPTLVTEDGDGNEVYRVTYAVRLPKFAPGDVIAPNDEDGPVLVRSVSGNLKGVRLDSGDPYEARFEEEIAARRLATSDDATETTVVTVEDDHAVQVLDPETYAAKTIPRPDFFDPDAETVPVVKTRAGLHVLPE is encoded by the coding sequence ATGAGCGATTCCGAGTCACGGGAGTTCTGTCCCCGCTGTGGCGATCCGAGACCGGTTCGCGACGAACCGCTTCCGGGTGCGCCCCGCGACCGGGACCGACTGCTCTGTGACGCCTGCTACTTCGAGGACTTCGATATGGTCGACGCCCCCGACCGGATCGAGGTACTGGTCTGTTCGGGGTGTGGCGCCATCCAGCGGGGCAACCGCTGGGTCGACGTCGGCGCCCGCGACTACACCGATGTCGCCATCGACGAGGTGAGCGAAGCGCTCGGCATCCACCTCGACGCCGAGGACGTCACCTGGGCGGTCGACCCCGAACAGGTCGACGAGACGACGATCCGGATGCACTGCCAGTTCACGGGCGTCGTGCGCGAGACACCGCTGGAGGAGTCGGTCGTCGTCCCCGTCAAGATCGGTCGCGGGACCTGCGACCGCTGTGGCCGCATCGCCGGCGGCTACTACGCGAGCACCGTCCAGGTGCGAGCGACCGACCGCACGCCCACGCCCGAGGAGCGCAAGCGGGCCGTCGAAATCGCGGAGAGCCACGTCGCGGACCGCGAGGGCGACGGCGACCGCGAGGCGTTCGTCACCGAGGTCAAAGAAACCGACGAGGGACCGAACGTGAAACTGTCGACCAACGGCCTCGGCGAGGAGGTGGCCCGCCGCATCACCCGCGAACTCGGCGGCACTCACGAGAGCTACCCCACCCTCGTCACCGAGGACGGCGACGGCAACGAAGTGTACCGCGTCACCTACGCAGTGCGTCTGCCGAAGTTCGCGCCCGGCGACGTGATCGCCCCCAACGACGAAGACGGTCCCGTTCTCGTCCGGAGCGTGAGCGGGAACCTGAAAGGCGTCCGTCTCGACTCGGGCGACCCCTATGAAGCGCGCTTCGAGGAGGAGATCGCCGCCCGGCGCCTCGCCACCAGCGACGACGCCACCGAAACGACGGTCGTGACCGTCGAGGACGACCACGCCGTCCAGGTGCTCGACCCCGAAACCTACGCGGCGAAGACGATCCCGCGCCCCGATTTCTTCGATCCCGACGCGGAGACCGTGCCCGTCGTCAAGACGCGGGCCGGCCTGCACGTCCTGCCCGAGTAA
- a CDS encoding helicase C-terminal domain-containing protein → MDPDRIPSAFPAPSFRGNQREALEAIRDAFAADNDVVLVRAPTGSGKSLLARAIAGAARTPDEADPADATDAYYTTPQVSQLDDVAEDDLLDDLNVIRGKSNYTCILPDESTTPVDRAPCARQSGYDCSIQHRCPYYADRAIASNRSIAAMTLAYFMQTAGSEVFGKRDVVVIDEAHGLAEWAEMYATVDLRPATVPVWDDVGVPDVAGADDPVDRTARFAETLAGVCERAASDLAASAELTPAEAARRDRLQDLRSELKWFVSDYRDPTSTTTWVVDQPDGEGTPITIKPLDPERYLHHTVWDRGNAFALLSATILDKASFCRGVGLDPANVALVDVPHTFPLDNRLLYDVTQGKMTYEHRDETLPDVARLLVRLMAQHPNEKGLVHCHSYAIQDRLADRLDDFGVGARVRTHDREDRDQALESWKASGDPTLFLSVKMEEALDLRGDLARWQVLCKAPYLNTSDSRVARRLEDGQWAWYYRTALQTVIQAAGRIVRAPDDHGATYLADASLLDLFDRARGDMPDWFADAVDRCSRPDLPTFDPAAALDGMAATPNGRSGRTRRRQSGGSAASQSKARDYDYADDDTGDDNTDADAGDDHPLSDVW, encoded by the coding sequence GTGGACCCCGACCGCATTCCGTCTGCGTTTCCCGCCCCCTCGTTCCGCGGTAACCAGCGCGAGGCCCTCGAAGCCATCCGCGACGCCTTCGCCGCGGACAACGACGTGGTGCTCGTGCGCGCGCCGACCGGGAGCGGCAAGTCCCTCCTCGCGAGGGCCATCGCGGGCGCCGCCCGCACGCCCGACGAGGCCGACCCCGCCGACGCGACGGACGCCTACTACACCACGCCCCAGGTGTCACAGCTCGACGACGTGGCCGAAGACGATCTGCTCGACGACCTCAACGTGATCCGAGGCAAGAGCAACTACACCTGTATTCTTCCCGACGAGTCGACGACGCCGGTCGACCGCGCTCCCTGTGCCCGCCAGTCGGGCTACGACTGCTCGATCCAACACCGCTGTCCGTACTACGCCGACCGCGCCATCGCCTCGAACCGATCCATCGCGGCGATGACGCTCGCCTACTTCATGCAGACCGCTGGCTCCGAGGTGTTCGGCAAGCGCGACGTGGTGGTCATCGACGAGGCTCACGGCCTCGCGGAGTGGGCCGAGATGTACGCCACCGTCGACCTGCGTCCGGCGACGGTGCCCGTCTGGGACGACGTGGGCGTTCCCGACGTGGCCGGGGCCGACGATCCGGTGGACCGGACGGCGCGCTTCGCCGAGACGCTCGCCGGCGTCTGTGAACGGGCCGCGTCGGATCTCGCCGCCAGCGCGGAGCTCACGCCCGCCGAGGCCGCGCGCCGGGACCGCCTGCAGGACCTCCGCTCGGAGCTCAAGTGGTTCGTCTCGGACTACCGCGACCCGACGAGCACGACGACGTGGGTCGTCGACCAACCCGACGGCGAGGGGACGCCCATCACGATCAAACCGCTCGACCCCGAGCGATACCTACACCACACCGTCTGGGACCGCGGCAACGCGTTCGCGCTGCTCTCGGCGACCATCCTCGATAAGGCGTCGTTCTGCCGGGGCGTCGGTCTCGACCCCGCGAACGTCGCCCTCGTCGACGTGCCTCACACCTTCCCCCTCGACAACCGCCTGCTCTACGACGTGACCCAGGGGAAGATGACCTACGAACACCGCGACGAGACGCTGCCCGACGTGGCGCGCCTCCTCGTCCGTCTGATGGCCCAGCATCCGAACGAGAAAGGTCTCGTTCACTGCCACTCCTACGCGATTCAGGACCGACTCGCCGACCGCCTCGACGACTTCGGCGTCGGCGCCCGCGTGCGCACTCACGACCGGGAGGACCGGGACCAGGCGCTCGAATCGTGGAAGGCGAGCGGCGACCCCACGCTCTTCCTCTCGGTGAAAATGGAGGAGGCCCTCGATCTGCGCGGTGACCTCGCGCGCTGGCAGGTCCTCTGTAAGGCGCCGTATCTCAACACGTCCGATTCGCGGGTGGCCCGCCGCCTCGAAGACGGCCAGTGGGCCTGGTACTACCGCACCGCGCTACAGACGGTGATCCAGGCCGCGGGACGGATCGTCCGCGCGCCGGACGACCACGGCGCCACGTATCTCGCGGATGCGAGCCTGCTCGACCTGTTCGACCGCGCCCGCGGCGACATGCCGGACTGGTTCGCCGACGCCGTCGACCGGTGTTCGCGGCCGGACCTGCCGACCTTTGATCCGGCCGCCGCGCTGGACGGGATGGCGGCGACGCCGAACGGACGGTCGGGCCGCACCCGTCGGCGACAGTCGGGCGGTAGCGCGGCGTCGCAGAGCAAGGCTCGTGATTACGATTACGCTGACGACGACACCGGCGATGACAACACCGACGCCGACGCCGGTGACGATCACCCGCTGTCGGACGTGTGGTAA
- a CDS encoding DUF7561 family protein, translating to MSTDPCGGCGKEVPVAGGIANLWTFDAQTTGGMTLELADGTEYFLCFDCIEQLPDDREVTADDVAALSE from the coding sequence ATGAGCACCGACCCCTGTGGCGGCTGTGGGAAGGAGGTCCCCGTCGCGGGGGGGATCGCCAACCTCTGGACGTTCGACGCCCAGACGACTGGCGGCATGACGCTCGAACTCGCCGACGGCACCGAGTATTTCCTCTGTTTCGACTGCATCGAGCAACTGCCCGACGACCGCGAGGTGACCGCCGACGACGTGGCGGCGCTGTCCGAATAG
- a CDS encoding DUF5786 family protein produces the protein MSMGAYDEAEHERRAQKTGQVDVQSDDDRSQFRGTLSYDAGDSTDALLDQFERLRDE, from the coding sequence ATGTCAATGGGTGCCTATGACGAGGCCGAACACGAACGTCGCGCACAGAAAACGGGACAGGTCGACGTCCAGTCCGACGACGACCGGTCGCAGTTCAGAGGGACCCTCTCGTACGACGCTGGCGACTCCACCGACGCCCTCCTCGATCAGTTCGAACGGCTTCGGGACGAGTAG
- a CDS encoding DUF5784 family protein encodes MARPLRFRHAPGRWTDGRVRSEVFDPLDDNLGATSRQPWFKPPEGYAARRFDVDNGDTALFCWSDDGAYWLGNTETPSSLWRTEKYGFDEVPNPVADWAERELLAELHDQSPWLEPYPHLSWFFLPVFLSKDGRWTTREFFEEHAAGFPDADRGAVLDFYEAFLSTGVFDDERETMAGKLGTSERLDLTRMAATMGEFHAAKLLVDAGYEAVPEIEVTTGHSIDFQARTDDESEQPLVEVTRPLPPNRRSAGTPSAAVRDTAQTKTDGQLAAHAGGVVLFVDCSSFPDDDWFAVKDGQPDVGHRPAVVYRMRPDGSVTGYTKGTVPLELDTLR; translated from the coding sequence GTGGCACGACCCCTTCGTTTCAGACACGCCCCCGGACGCTGGACGGACGGCCGCGTGCGCTCCGAGGTGTTCGATCCGCTGGACGACAACCTCGGCGCGACCAGCCGTCAGCCCTGGTTCAAGCCGCCCGAGGGGTACGCCGCCCGCCGGTTCGACGTCGACAACGGCGATACGGCCCTGTTTTGCTGGAGTGACGACGGCGCCTACTGGCTCGGCAACACGGAGACCCCCTCGAGCCTCTGGCGCACCGAGAAGTACGGCTTCGACGAGGTGCCGAACCCCGTCGCCGACTGGGCGGAGCGCGAACTGCTCGCGGAGCTGCACGACCAGTCGCCGTGGCTCGAACCGTACCCCCATCTCTCGTGGTTCTTCCTCCCCGTCTTCCTCTCGAAGGACGGCCGGTGGACGACCCGGGAGTTCTTCGAGGAGCACGCGGCGGGGTTCCCCGACGCCGACCGCGGGGCCGTTCTCGACTTTTACGAGGCGTTTCTCTCGACGGGTGTCTTCGACGACGAGCGCGAGACGATGGCGGGAAAACTCGGCACGTCCGAACGACTCGACCTGACGCGGATGGCGGCGACGATGGGGGAGTTTCACGCGGCGAAACTCCTCGTCGACGCCGGCTACGAAGCGGTGCCCGAGATCGAGGTGACGACGGGTCACTCCATCGACTTCCAGGCGCGAACGGACGACGAGAGCGAGCAACCGCTCGTGGAAGTGACGCGCCCGCTTCCGCCGAACCGGCGGTCGGCAGGAACGCCGAGCGCCGCCGTGCGGGATACGGCCCAGACGAAGACGGACGGCCAACTCGCGGCCCACGCCGGCGGCGTCGTGCTGTTCGTCGACTGTTCGTCCTTCCCCGACGACGACTGGTTTGCGGTGAAAGACGGGCAACCCGACGTAGGGCACCGACCGGCGGTGGTCTACCGGATGCGTCCCGACGGGAGTGTGACTGGATACACGAAAGGGACGGTTCCGCTGGAACTAGACACGCTTCGTTAG
- a CDS encoding DUF5789 family protein → MIFNGTVDQIDALDYPATTDEIIDECGDCELELQRGTEELGDVLSRLGAEEFDAPEDVRLSIRSAVGHKAIGRRFYSDRDPTALGESGPTPLSL, encoded by the coding sequence ATGATATTCAACGGCACTGTCGATCAGATCGACGCCCTCGACTACCCCGCAACGACGGACGAGATCATCGACGAGTGCGGCGACTGTGAACTCGAACTTCAGCGTGGGACCGAAGAGCTCGGCGACGTGCTCTCCCGCCTGGGCGCCGAGGAGTTCGACGCGCCCGAGGACGTCCGCCTCTCGATTCGCTCCGCCGTCGGTCACAAGGCCATCGGCCGCCGATTCTACAGCGACCGTGATCCGACCGCGCTCGGCGAATCCGGGCCGACGCCGCTGTCGCTCTAA